The window AATAAACCATCGTTGTAAAATAATCATACAATCCATTTTGCGTTAAAATATTTTTGAACGATTGCGCCCTACCGTCGGCTACGATGGCTAGTATATATCCACGTTCGGCAAGCGTCTTCACCATAATATCGGCCCCTGGAATCACATTAGCTTGAATGACAATATCATGGTCATCTCTAATTTCGGTTCCTTCATCAATGATGGTATCTCCGCAGTCCAGAAAAACAATAAGCTTCTTTGCATTAGGATCAATCGTTGTCGTATCACTCATGTGTTACACCTCTTAAGTTTAATTGACTCGCATAGTGGCAGGCTGCATAATGATTTTCGCCGACGGCCTGCAGGTCTGGTTCTTCCTGTATACATTTATCGGTCTTATACGTACACCTTGGATGAAAGTGACATCCGCTTGGAGGATTAGCTGGATTAGGAACTTCTCCTTCGAGAATAATGCGATCCTTCTTATAATTAGGGTCCGGCTCAGGTACAGCCGACAATAACGCCTCCGTATAGGGATGCTTGGGATGATCAAACAGCGAATCGACCGGCGCCAATTCTACAATTTTCCCTAAGTGCATAACTGCTACTCTGTCGGATATGTTTTGAACGATGGATAAATCATGAGAGATGAAAATATAAGTGATCTGCAGCTGCTCTTGCAGGTCCTTCAGCAGGTTAATAATTTGGGCTTTAATTGAGACGTCCAGCGCCGATACAGCTTCATCACATACGATTAATCTCGGTTGAGAAATAAGTGATCTTGCAATGGCGATCCGCTGTCTTTGCCCTCCGGAAAAGGCATGAGGGTACCGTTTGAGATAACTGACATTTAATCCGGTCTTCTCTGCGATTTGGGTAACTTTGTCATCCAATTGTGATTTCGTAAGCTTAAAGTTGGCGAGCAGCGGCTCAGCAATAATGTCGTATACACTCATTCTCGGACTCAGTGATGAATAGGGATCCTGAAAAATCATTTGAATGTCTTTTCTATATTTCTTGAATTCTTTGCCTCGCAGCCCTAGAAAATCAACTTGCTCTTCACCTTCAGGTTGATACATCACTTGCCCTGATGTGGCATCCATCCCTCTGACAATACATCGGCCTAATGTCGTTTTTCCACAGCCTGATTCGCCGACAATGCTTAGCGTCTCCCCCTCCAACAGCTCAAAAGAGACGTTGTTCAAAACACGAATGGATGAAGGTTTGCTAAACAGCTTATTCTTGGATTTTACTTGAAAATCCTTATTTAGATTATTTACTTTCAGTATAGGTTTAGACATCCTTATTCTCCTTCGCCTTCATCCTTATAAAGAAAACATCTAACCATATGGCTATCGGATATTCGCGTTTTCGGCACGGCGTGTTTATTGCATACACCTTCAACCCTATCCTTACAACGATCATAAAAGCCGCACATTGGAGGCATATTGAATGCCATCGGAACTGTTCCTTCAATCGATTCTAGACGTGTATGTCTATTTCCGCCTAATCTTGGCATTGATTTGAGCAGACCCTTCGTATACGGATGTTTAGGATTATTGAAAATTTCTTCTACTGTCGATTGCTCAACAATTTTCCCCAGATACATGACAGCCACTTCGTCGCACATTTCTGCTATGATTCCAAGATCATGCGTCACCAGCAGAATGGCCATGCCAAATTCCTGTTGGAGTCCCTTCATAAGCTCTAACACTTGTGCTTGAATGGTTACATCCAGCGCAGTTGTGGGCTCATCGGCAATTAACAATTCCGGATTGCAGGACAAGGCCATTGAGATCATCGCACGCTGGCGCATGCCGCCGGAAAATTCATGCGGAAATTGGTCAAACCGCTTCTCTTGATCGGAAATCCCAACTTTACTGAGCATTTCTAGCGCTATCTTCTTGGCCTCTTTTTTATTTTTGGTACGATGGATC is drawn from Paenibacillus sp. V4I7 and contains these coding sequences:
- a CDS encoding ABC transporter ATP-binding protein — encoded protein: MSKPILKVNNLNKDFQVKSKNKLFSKPSSIRVLNNVSFELLEGETLSIVGESGCGKTTLGRCIVRGMDATSGQVMYQPEGEEQVDFLGLRGKEFKKYRKDIQMIFQDPYSSLSPRMSVYDIIAEPLLANFKLTKSQLDDKVTQIAEKTGLNVSYLKRYPHAFSGGQRQRIAIARSLISQPRLIVCDEAVSALDVSIKAQIINLLKDLQEQLQITYIFISHDLSIVQNISDRVAVMHLGKIVELAPVDSLFDHPKHPYTEALLSAVPEPDPNYKKDRIILEGEVPNPANPPSGCHFHPRCTYKTDKCIQEEPDLQAVGENHYAACHYASQLNLRGVTHE
- a CDS encoding ABC transporter ATP-binding protein encodes the protein MTSQASVSQSEQPLLSVQDLKIRIQMDNGEMKAVDGVDFEIKKGKTLGLVGESGCGKSLTSRAIISINPKECETSGKIVYHSTSEKALNHLDLLSLDTHSKQIRSIRGRKIAMIFQEPMTAFSPMYTIGNQIMESILIHRTKNKKEAKKIALEMLSKVGISDQEKRFDQFPHEFSGGMRQRAMISMALSCNPELLIADEPTTALDVTIQAQVLELMKGLQQEFGMAILLVTHDLGIIAEMCDEVAVMYLGKIVEQSTVEEIFNNPKHPYTKGLLKSMPRLGGNRHTRLESIEGTVPMAFNMPPMCGFYDRCKDRVEGVCNKHAVPKTRISDSHMVRCFLYKDEGEGE